CGCCTGCTCGCCCGCGAGGGCTTCGGCGGCCCCGCCGTCCTGGAGCGGCTGAACGCCGCCATCCTCGACGAGGGCGCCCGCAGTCGCTTCCTGACGCTTCTGTACGGGGAGTTGTGGCCCCAGGAGGACGGCAGCGCCCTTCTGAAGGTGGTGTGCGCCGGCCATCCGCTGCCGCTGCGCCTGCGCCAGGACGGCTCGGTCGAGGCCGCGGCGGAACCGCAGCCCCTGCTGGGCGTCATCGAGGACCTGGAGCTGTACGAGCAGACGGTGACCCTGGAACCGGGCGACGTCCTGCTGTGCGTCACGGACGGCGTCACCGAACGCCGGGAGGGCACCCGCATGCTCGGTGACGACGGCCTGGCGGACGTGCTCGCCAACTGCACGGGCCTGACAGCGGGCGCGGTCGCGGCACGCATCCTGCGGGCGGTGGAGCGATTCGCCGCCGAGCCTGCCTCGGACGACATGGCCATCCTCGCGATGCGCGTCCCCGAGCCACAGGCCGCTGTATAGGTCGCGTCGGCTTCGGACAGTCCGGGACGCCCCGGGATACGCGAAAGGCCCCCGCCGTTTGGCGGGGGCCTTTCGTCTGTCTGAGCCCCAATGCGGAATCGAACCGCAGACCTTCTCCTTACCATGGAGACGCTCTACCGACTGAGCTATTGGGGCCTTGCTGCCCTGCGGCAACGAGCTAAAGCATACCCTGAACCAGGGGGTCTGCAAAACCGCCTGTCGCACCGTCACCTTGCCGCCCACCAGGGTGTTCCAAGAGCGGGCCCGCCCCCACGACCAGCCAGGGGCTCCCCCGCCACGGTGCGCCGGCGAACGGGTCCGGAACGCAGAAAAGCCCCGTGCCACAAGGGCACGGGGCTTAACTATCAAAAGGAGTTCGGCGGCGTCCTACTCTCCCACAGGGTCCCCCCTGCAGTACCATCGGCGCTGAAAGGCTTAGCTTCCGGGTTCGGAATGTAACCGGGCGTTTCCCTAACGCAATGACCACCGAAACACTATGAAATTAACCAACACCGGATACTGCATTTAATTAAATACAGTCACGGCCGTTCGTTATTTCAGAACTAACACAGTGGACGCGAGCAACTGAGGACAAGCCCTCGGCCTATTAGTACCAGTCAGCTCCACCCGTTACCGGGCTTCCACATCTGGCCTATCAACCCAGTCGTCTACTGGGAGCCTTAACCCTTCAAGAGGGTGGGAATACTCATCTCGAAGCAGGCTTCCCGCTTAGATGCTTTCAGCGGTTATCCTTTCCGAACGTAGCCAACCAGCCATGCCCTTGGCAGGACAACTGGCACACCAGAGGTTCGTCCGTCCCGGTCCTCTCGTACTAGGGACAGCCCTTCTCAATATTCCTACGCGCACAGCGGATAGGGACCGAACTGTCTCACGACGTTCTAAACCCAGCTCGCGTACCGCTTTAATGGGCGAACAGCCCAACCCTTGGGACCGACTCCAGCCCCAGGATGCGACGAGCCGACATCGAGGTGCCAAACCATCCCGTCGATATGGACTCTTGGGGAAGATCAGCCTGTTATCCCCGGGGTACCTTTTATCCGTTGAGCGACAGCGCTTCCACAAGCCACTGCCGGATCACTAGTCCCGACTTTCGTCCCTGCTCGACCCGTCGGTCTCACAGTCAAGCTCCCTTGTGCACTTACACTCAACACCTGATTGCCAACCAGGCTGAGGGAACCTTTGGGCGCCTCCGTTACTCTTTAGGAGGCAACCGCCCCAGTTAAACTACCCATCAGACACTGTCCCTGATCCGGATCACGGACCCAGGTTAGACATCCAGCACGACCAGAGTGGTATTTCAACGACGACTCCACAACCACTGGCGTGGCCGCTTCAAAGTCTCCCACCTATCCTACACAAGCCGAACCGAACACCAATATCAAACTATAGTAAAGGTCCCGGGGTCTTTCCGTCCTGCTGCGCGAAACGAGCATCTTTACTCGTAGTGCAATTTCACCGGGCCTATGGTTGAGACAGTCGAGAAGTCGTTACGCCATTCGTGCAGGTCGGAACTTACCCGACAAGGAATTTCGCTACCTTAGGATGGTTATAGTTACCACCGCCGTTTACTGGCGCTTAAGTTCTCAGCTTCGCCGACCCGAAAGTCAGCTAACCGGTCCCCTTAACGTTCCAGCACCGGGCAGGCGTCAGTCCGTATACATCGCCTTACGGCTTCGCACGGACCTGTGTTTTTAGTAAACAGTCGCTTCTCGCTGGTCTCTGCGGCCACCCCCAGCTCACCGAGTAAATCGGATCACCAGTGATGGCCCCCCTTCTCCCGAAGTTACGGGGGCATTTTGCCGAGTTCCTTAACCATAGTTCACCCGAACGCCTCGGTATTCTCTACCTGACCACCTGAGTCGGTTTAGGGTACGGGCCGCCATGAAACTCGCTAGAGGCTTTTCTCGACAGCATAGGATCATCCACTTCACCACAATCGGCTCGGCATCAGGTCTCAGCCTTAATGTGTGACGGATTTACCTACCACACGGCCTACACCCTTACCCCGGGACTACCACCGCCCGGGCTGGACTACCTTCCTGCGTCACCCCATCGCTTACCTAGTACAAGTCTGGTTCGTCGGCTCCACCACTACCCTCAACTCCGAAGAGATCGGGCCGGCTTCACGGACTTAGCATCGCCTGATTCAGTATTGGGCGTTTCAAAGCGGGTACCGGAATATCAACCGGTTGTCCATCGACTACGCCTGTCGGCCTCGCCTTAGGTCCCGACTTACCCTGGGCAGATCAGCTTGACCCAGGAACCCTTAGTCAATCGGCGCACACGTTTCTCACGTGTGTATCGCTACTCATGCCTGCATTCTCACTCGTGAACCGTCCACAACTCGCTTCCGCGGCTGCTTCACCCGGCACACGACGCTCCCCTACCCATCCACACAGGCGTTGGCCCTATATGTGTGAATGACACGACTTCGGCGGTACGCTTGAGCCCCGCTACATTGTCGGCGCGGAATCACTTGACCAGTGAGCTATTACGCACTCTTTCAAGGGTGGCTGCTTCTAAGCCAACCTCCTGGTTGTCTCTGCGACTCCACATCCTTTCCCACTTAGCGTACGCTTAGGGGCCTTAGTCGATGCTCTGGGCTGTTTCCCTCTCGACCATGGAGCTTATCCCCCACAGTCTCACTGCCGTGCTCTCACTTACCGGCATTCGGAGTTTGGCTAAGGTCAGTAACCCGGTAGGGCCCATCGCCTATCCAGTGCTCTACCTCCGGCAAGAAACACACGACGCTGCACCTAAATGCATTTCGGGGAGAACCAGCTATCACGGAGTTTGATTGGCCTTTCACCCCTAACCACAGGTCATCCCCCAGGTTTTCAACCCTGGTGGGTTCGGTCCTCCACGAAGTCTTACCTCCGCTTCAACCTGCCCATGGCTAGATCACTCCGCTTCGGGTCTTGAGCGCGCTACTAAATCGCCCTATTCGGACTCGCTTTCGCTACGGCTTCCCCACACGGGTTAACCTCGCAACACACCGCAAACTCGCAGGCTCATTCTTCAAAAGGCACGCAGTCACGACTGCATGTGCAAGCACATACAGCGACGCTCCCACGGCTTGTAGGCACACGGTTTCAGGTACTATTTCACTCCGCTCCCGCGGTACTTTTCACCATTCCCTCACGGTACTATCCGCTATCGGTCACTAGGGAATATTTAGGCTTAACGGGTGGTCCCGCCAGATTCACACGGGATTTCTCGGGCCCCGTGCTACTTGGGTGTCTCTTAAACGAGCCGTTGATGTTTCAGCTACGGGGGTCTTACCCTCTACGCCGGACCTTTCGCATGTCCTTCGCCTACATCAACGGTTTCTGACTCGTCTCACGGCCGGCAGACCATGAAAAAGAGATCCCACAACCCCGCATGCGCAACCCCTGCCGGGTATCACACGCATACGGTTTGGCCTGATCCAGTTTCGCTCGCCACTACTCCCGGAATCACGGTTGTTTTCTCTTCCTGAGGGTACTGAGATGTTTCACTTCCCCTCGTTCCCTCCACACTGCCTATGTGTTCAGCAGTGGGTGACAGCCCATGACGACTGCCGGGTTTCCCCATTCGGAAACCCCCGGATCAAAGCTTGGTTGACAGCTCCCCGGGGACTATCGTGGCCTCCCACGTCCTTCATCGGTTCCTAGTGCCAAGGCATCCACCGTGCGCCCTTAAAAACTTGGCCACAGATGCTCGCGTCCACTGTGCAGTTCTCAAACAACGACCAGCCACCCATCACCCCGTTCCGAAGAACGAGTGCACTGGGGCCGGCAACCGAAGGACAGACTCAAATGAGCCCGTACCTTCAGATACCCAACAGCGTGCCCGACACAATCAACCCATTTACGCTTTCCACGCCGAAGCAGTACTTACGAAAACCAGCCAACCGTGCCGAATAGTCAACGTTCCACCCATGAGCTAACCACCGCCGAACATTTGCCGGCGTAGTGGCTCTGGATTCCTTGCGGAATCTAGATGCTCCTTAGAAAGGAGGTGATCCAGCCGCACCTTCCGGTACGGCTACCTTGTTACGACTTCGTCCCAATCGCCAGTCCCACCTTCGACAGCTCCCTCCCACAAGGGGTTGGGCCACCGGCTTCGGGTGTTACCGACTTTCGTGACGTGACGGGCGGTGTGTACAAGGCCCGGGAACGTATTCACCGCAGCAATGCTGATCTGCGATTACTAGCAACTCCGACTTCATGGGGTCGAGTTGCAGACCCCAATCCGAACTGAGACCGGCTTTTTGAGATTCGCTCCGCCTCGCGGCATCGCAGCTCATTGTACCGGCCATTGTAGCACGTGTGCAGCCCAAGACATAAGGGGCATGATGACTTGACGTCGTCCCCACCTTCCTCCGAGTTGACCCCGGCAGTCTCCTGTGAGTCCCCATCACCCCGAAGGGCATGCTGGCAACACAGAACAAGGGTTGCGCTCGTTGCGGGACTTAACCCAACATCTCACGACACGAGCTGACGACAGCCATGCACCACCTGTATACCGACCACAAGGGGGGCACCATCTCTGATGCTTTCCGGTATATGTCAAGCCTTGGTAAGGTTCTTCGCGTTGCGTCGAATTAAGCCACATGCTCCGCTGCTTGTGCGGGCCCCCGTCAATTCCTTTGAGTTTTAGCCTTGCGGCCGTACTCCCCAGGCGGGGAACTTAATGCGTTAGCTGCGGCACCGACGACGTGGAATGTCGCCAACACCTAGTTCCCAACGTTTACGGCGTGGACTACCAGGGTATCTAATCCTGTTCGCTCCCCACGCTTTCGCTCCTCAGCGTCAGTAATGGCCCAGAGATCCGCCTTCGCCACCGGTGTTCCTCCTGATATCTGCGCATTTCACCGCTACACCAGGAATTCCGATCTCCCCTACCACACTCTAGCCTGCCCGTATCGACTGCAGACCCGGGGTTAAGCCCCGGGCTTTCACAACCGACGCAACAAGCCGCCTACGAGCTCTTTACGCCCAATAATTCCGGACAACGCTTGCGCCCTACGTATTACCGCGGCTGCTGGCACGTAGTTAGCCGGCGCTTCTTCTGCAGGTACCGTCACTTTCGCTTCTTCCCTGCTGAAAGAGGTTTACAACCCGAAGGCCGTCATCCCTCACGCGGCGTCGCTGCATCAGGCTTTCGCCCATTGTGCAATATTCCCCACTGCTGCCTCCCGTAGGAGTCTGGGCCGTGTCTCAGTCCCAGTGTGGCCGGTCGCCCTCTCAGGCCGGCTACCCGTCGTCGCCTTGGTAGGCCATTACCCCACCAACTAGCTGATAGGCCGCGGGCTCATCCTTCACCGCCGGAGCTTTTAACCTTCCCCCATGAGAGGGAAAGTGTTATCCGGTATTAGACCCCGTTTCCAGGGCTTGTCCCAGAGTGAAGGGCAGATTGCCCACGTGTTACTCACCCGTTCGCCACTAATCCACCCCGAAGGGCTTCATCGTTCGACTTGCATGTGTTAAGCACGCCGCCAGCGTTCGTCCTGAGCCAGGATCAAACTCTCCGTGAATGTTTTCCCGTAATCGGGTAGACACCACGAGAGCGGAACGACCATGTCGGAATATGACCGGTCGTCCACTGAATCCTCGCTGTGTGCATTGCCTACCAGACCAGAGGCCTGTTAGGACTTTCAAAGGAACCTCGAACCTGCCGAAGCAGGTCGGGGTATCAACATATCTGGCGTTGACTTTTGGCACGCTGTTGAGTTCTCAAGGAACGGACGCTTCCTTTGTACTCACCCTCAGAACATTTTCTGGGGCTTTCCTCCGGGCGCTTCCCTTCGGTCTTGCGTTTCCGACTCTATCAGACTCTTTCGTGTCCGATTCCCGGTCGAAGCGGGCCTCGCATTTTCGCTTTCCAGTTCTTCGCTTTCGCGCTTTCCCTTTCCAGCGGTTTCAACCTTACCAGACTCATTTCGTTCCGTTTCCGGTCCGAATTTTAATTCCGGTGGCCGTTGAAGTGGCCTTGCCTTTCGGCGGATCCGACATTATCAGAAGTTCTGAGTCGGAATTTCCACTCTCCGCGAGAGGCTCGCGGACACATGTGTGCGCGGCGCTTCCCGGTGAGGCGGAGAGGTAAACGTACTGGAGCGGGGCGCCCCGATGCAAATCGGGGGCCCCGCTCCGGAGTTCACACCTGTCGGAGTCAGACCTCGACGACGACGGGAAGGATCATCGGACGCCGACGGTAGGTGTCGGAGACCCACTTGCCCACCGTGCGGCGGACCAGCTGCTGGAGCTGGTGCGGCTCCATCACGCCGTCCTGGGCCGACTTGTTGAGGGCGTCCTGGACCTTCGGAACGACCGCGCTGAACGCCGAGTCGTCAATGCCGGAGCCCCGGGCCTGGATGTGGGGGCCGCCCACGATCTTGCCGGAGGAGCTGTCGACCACGATGAAGACGGAGATGATCCCCTCGTCGCCGAGGATCCGGCGGTCCTTGAGGGAGGTCTCGGTGACATCGCCGACCGAGAGGCCGTCGACGTACACATAGCCGGCCTGGACCTTGCCGACGATCTTGGCCTTGCCGTCGATCAGGTCGACGACCACGCCGTCCTCCGCGATGACGATGTGGTCCTTCGGGACACCCGTGAGGGCGCCCAGCTCCGCGTTGGCCCTGAGGTGGCGCCATTCGCCGTGGACCGGCATCAGGTTCTTCGGCTTGCAGATGTTGTAGAAGTACAGCAGCTCGCCGGCCGAGGCGTGGCCCGAGACGTGGACCTTGGCGTTGCCCTTGTGGACGACGTTGGCGCCCCAGCGGGTCAGACCGTTGATCACGCGGTAGACCGCGTTCTCGTTGCCCGGAATCAGCGACGAGGCCAGGATGACGGTGTCGCCCTGGACGATGCGGATCTGGTGGTCGCGGTTGGCCATCCGGGACAAGGCCGCCATCGGCTCACCCTGCGAGCCCGTGCAGACCAGCACGACCTCGTCGTCCGGCAGGTCGTCGAGGGTCTTCACGTCGACGACCAGGCCGGCGGGAACCTTCAGATAGCCCAGGTCACGGGCGATGCCCATGTTCCGGACCATCGAACGTCCGACGAAGGCGACCCTGCGGCCGTATTCGTGTGCCGTGTCGAGGATCTGCTGGATGCGGTGCACATGGCTCGCGAAGCTCGCCACGATGATGCGCTTCTGCGCATTGGCGAAGACCGTGCGCAGGACGTTGGAGATGTCCCGCTCCGGCGGTACGAAGCCCGGCACCTCCGCGTTCGTCGAGTCGGAGAGCAGAAGGTCGATGCCTTCCTCGCTCAGCCGGGCGAACGCGTGCAGGTCGGTGAGGCGACCGTCCAGCGGCAGCTGGTCCATCTTGAAGTCGCCGGTGGCGACGGCCATGCCCGCGGGCGTGCGGATGGCGACCGCGAGAGCGTCCGGGATGGAGTGGTTGACCGCGATGAACTCGCAGTCGAAGACTCCGAGACGCTCGCGCTGCCCCTCCTTGACCTCAAGGGTGTACGGCCGGATGCGGTGCTCCTGAAGCTTCGCCTCGATGAGCGCGAGGGTCAGCTTGGAGCCGATGAGCGGGATGTCCGGCTTCAGGCGCAGCAGATACGGGACACCACCGATGTGGTCCTCGTGCCCGTGCGTCAGGACGATCCCCTCGACGTCGTCGAGGCGGTCCCGGATGGTGGTGAAGTCCGGAAGGATCAGGTCGATTCCGGGCTGCTCCTCCTCCGGGAAGAGAACGCCGCAGTCGACGATGAGCAGGCGGCCGCCGTACTCGAAGACCGTCATGTTGCGGCCGATCTCGCCGAGGCCACCCAGGGGGGTGACCCGCAGGCCGCCCTTCGGGAGCTTCGGCGGGGTGCCGAGTTCAGGATGCGGATGACTCAAAAGACTCTCCTTACCACGCACGCCACGTACCGCTTGGGCACGTGGCGCGCATGTCATTCGTGCACTTGCTGTTGTCTTTGGTTTTGCTCTGTTGCGAATGTTCTTCGCGTATTCAGTTGTGAAGTCTGTGGTTACAGCTGTACCCCACCGGCGGCGAGGTCGATCTTGAGCTGTGCCGTTTCCTGCGCGCTGAGTTCCACCAGGGGGAGGCGCAGCGGGCCCGCAGGGAGGCCCTGAAGGGTCAGTGCGGCCTTGGTGGTGATCACACCCTGGGTGCGGAACATGCCCGTGAAGACCGGCAGCAGCTTCTGGTGGATCTCCGTGGCCTTCTGGACGTCCCCGCCGAGGTGCGCCTCGATGAGGGCCCGCAGGTCCGGGGTGACGACATGGCCGACGACCGAGACGAAGCCGATCGCGCCGACCGACAGAAGCGGCAGGTTCAGCATGTCGTCGCCCGAGTACCAGGCCAGGCCGGACTGCGCGATGGCCCAGCTGGCGCGGCCGAGGTCGCCCTTGGCGTCCTTGTTGGCCACGATGCGCGGGTGCTCGGCCAGCCGGACCAGGGTCTCTGTGTCGATCGGCACCCCGCTGCGGCCGGGAATGTCGTAGAGCATCACCGGCAGACCGGTGGAGTCCGCGATCGCAGTGAAGTGGCGGAGGAGACCCTCCTGCGGCGGCTTGTTGTAGTACGGGGTGACCGCGAGGAGGCCGTGGGCACCGGTGCGCTCGGCCGTGCGGGCGAGTTCGACGCTGTGCCGGGTGTCGTTCGTACCGATGCCGGCGACGATGTGCGCCCGGTCTCCGACCGCCTCCAGCACAGCCCGTACGAGCTGGTCTTTCTCCGCGTCACTGGTGGTCGGGGACTCGCCGGTGGTGCCATTGATGATCAGGCCGTCGTTGCCTGCGTCCACCAGGTGAGTGGCGAGCCGCTGGGCGCCGTCGAGGTCGAGTGCACCGTCCGCCGTGAAGGGCGTGACCATAGCAGTGAGGACCCGCCCGAAGGGGGTCTGCGGAGTGGAGATCGGAGCCATGGGTACCACGCTACTCGTTGCTCGGCGCCCGGTGTCCCCTCGGGGGGACAAGCAAGAGGAGCCCGGCACTGCCTGCTCGGGGGTTCAAGCAGTGCCGGGTCCGTTTGATCAGCCTAGATGAACTTCACGAAACGCCGCAATACGGACACCGCTTACGGGGCAACGCGTCCGTTTTTGTTGAAGGCTGCATGGGTGAGCGGCATGAGCGCCGCCCAGTGCGCCTCCATCTGCTCGCCGACCATCTCGATCTCCCGCTGCGGGAACGACGGGACCTTCGCGAGCTCGTGCTGCGTGCGCAGTCCGAGGAAGTGCATCAGCGAGCGGGCGTTGCACGTGGCGTACATCGAGGAGAACAGGCCGACCGGGAGGACCGCACGGGCGACCTCGCGGGCCACTCCTGCCGCGAGCATCTCCTGGTAGGCCTCGTACGCCTGGCGGTACGAGGCCTCCATGGCGCGGCCGGTGAGCTCCGCCTGCGCCTCGGTGCCGTCGACGAACTCGTACTTGCCGGGACGGCCCTGCTGGACGAGCTTGCGGGACTCCCCCGGGACGTAGAAGACCGGCTCCAGCTCCCGGTAGCGGCCCGATTCCTCGTTGTACGACCAGCCGACGCGGTGCCGCATGAACTCGCGGAACACGAAGATCGGGGCGCTGATGAAGAAGGTCATCGAGTTGTGCTCGAACGGGCTTCCGTGCCTGTCCCGCATCAGGTAGTTGATGAGCCCCTTGGAGCGCTCAGGATCCTTGGTGACCTCTTCGAGGGACTGCTCACCGGCCGTGGAAACGCGGGCGGCGAACAGCACGTCGGAGTCACCTGCGGCGTGTTTCACCAGGTCAACGGTGACATCGCTGCGGAAGCTGGGCTTTGCGGGCTCGGGGGTCTCGGTCACCGGCGGGGTCCTTCCAATGGCGTCGCTCGGGCGGCGCCCACTCTACGGGCCGCCACTGACAACGTAGGCCGCACCGCCCGTTCGAGGATTTCTTCGACCAATTCGGTGATTCGGGGCACCGATCGGGCTTCCCGTGCGTCTGACTCATTAGCACCACCCGAATCAGCGTTCAAGGAGAGTTTCCTCATGTTCCGCCGGCGTGAATCCGTCCCGTTCTCGTTCGTAGCCGAGGCCGACCGATTCCGCAGTAACGTCACACCGCCCCCGCGCGAGCGCGCGTCTCTCTCGGAGAAGGCGGGTCGCACCCTGACCGGTCTCGTCGTGATCGCCGGACTCGCGGGATCGCTGCTGCTCGGACTGCCCGCCCTGGGGCCCGAGCAGTCGCCGCTGCACAACCAGCAGACCGAGAGCGCACAGGGCCGCTGACCCGACCGGGCCCCCTGGGGTGGCCCGGTCGGTACGCTCCTCGGTAGCCTCACCGGGCACAGCAATCGAGCGTGCTTGTGAGTGAGGATCAGTCGTGCCCCTGCCCTTTCTGACGGCCGACCGCGCATTTGACGCGAGCGCTGAGGACGTCGCGCTGCCGTTCGACGACCACGACAGCTGGCGGCGCCCCTACCGCCCCGGGCCCTGGCGCGTCGCCGCTGCGGCCGGTCTGCTGCTGCTTGCCTCGTTCATCCTGTTCGCCGGGATGATCACGGCGTTCGCCGGGGCGTTGCCCGGGGCCGGAGCGTGTCTTGCCCTGGCCCTCGCGGTCATCATCTGTGCCCTGCGAATGCTGCGGATCGGCGCCTGGGTCAGCCGGCACGGTGTGCGCCGGGTGGCGTTCTTCCGGACGACGACCGTGCCGTGGAACCGCGCCGCCGCAGTGCGTACGGTGCAGCAGCCGGTGAAGTGGCTCGGGTTCCCGCGCACGGTGCAGGGCCAGGCCCTGATCGTCGTACGCAAGGGCGGGGACGCGGTGCCGCCGCTGCTCACGGACTCCAACGCGGACTTCCTGGCGCGCGGTGAGGCCTTCGACAGGGCCGCCGACACGATCGAGGCGTGGGGGGACGAGTACCGGCAGCACTGAGGGCTCGCCTGCCCCACGAAGACGACGAGACCGTCCGGCGTTCGCCAAGAACGCCGGACGGTCTCGTCGTGCGGGAACGTGCTAGTTGCCGGAAGGGGCCGGTGAGGCCGCTGTGCCGCCTCTGTGGAGGGCGATGGCCCGCTGCATGGCCTTCCTGGCCCTGGGGGTGTCCCGGGCGTCCTGGTAGGCCACAGCGAGGCGGAACCAGCAGCGCCAGTCGTCCGGCGCGTCCTCCGTCTCCTCCTTGCGGCGGGCGAACACCGCGTCGGCGGCGTCCCGGTCGATACGCCCGCTCGGGGTACGGGCCAGGTCGTCGACGGGCAGGCCGCCCTCGGCGTCGAGTTCGGCGGCGAGGGCGTTGGCCCTCCGGACGAACTGGGTGTTCTTCCAGAGGAACCAGATGCCGATCACCGGAAGGATCAGCACGGCGACCCCGAAGGTCACCGTGAGCAGCGTGCCGTGCTCGATGAGCAGGACACCTCGGCTGCCGACCAGGACGAAGTAGAAGACCAGGACGGCAGCGGTGACGGCGTAAGTGATCTTTGCGCGCATGGCGTGGGCTCAGTCAGTTCAGGTCGAGGAAGTTTTCCAGGCCGAACGTGAGGCCCGGGGTGGTCACCACGCGGCGTGCTCCGAGCAGGATGCCCGGCATGAAGCTGCTGTGATGCAGGGAGTCGTGCCGGATGGTGAGGGTCTCGCCCTCGCCCCCGAGCAGCACCTCCTGGTGGGCCAGGAGGCCGCGGAGCCGTACCGAGTGGACCGGGATGCCGTCCACGTCGGCGCCTCGCGCCCCGTCCAGTGCCGTCGCGGTGGCGTCCGGCTGCGGCACGCAGCCCGCCTCGCGGCGGGCCTCGGCGATCAGCTGGGCGGTGCGGGCGGCGGTGCCGGAGGGGGCGTCGGCCTTGTTCGGGTGGTGGAGCTCGATGACCTCGACCGACTCGAAATAGCGGGCGGCCTGCTGTGCGAACTTCATCGTGAGGACCGCGCCGATCGAGAAGTTCGGCGCGATGAGCACACCGGTGCCCGGGGAAGCGGAGAGCCAGGTGTCGAGCTGCGCGAGCCGTTCATCGGTCCAGCCCGTGGTGCCGACCACGGCGTGGATGCCGTGCC
This genomic interval from Streptomyces sp. NBC_00464 contains the following:
- a CDS encoding ribonuclease J, encoding MSHPHPELGTPPKLPKGGLRVTPLGGLGEIGRNMTVFEYGGRLLIVDCGVLFPEEEQPGIDLILPDFTTIRDRLDDVEGIVLTHGHEDHIGGVPYLLRLKPDIPLIGSKLTLALIEAKLQEHRIRPYTLEVKEGQRERLGVFDCEFIAVNHSIPDALAVAIRTPAGMAVATGDFKMDQLPLDGRLTDLHAFARLSEEGIDLLLSDSTNAEVPGFVPPERDISNVLRTVFANAQKRIIVASFASHVHRIQQILDTAHEYGRRVAFVGRSMVRNMGIARDLGYLKVPAGLVVDVKTLDDLPDDEVVLVCTGSQGEPMAALSRMANRDHQIRIVQGDTVILASSLIPGNENAVYRVINGLTRWGANVVHKGNAKVHVSGHASAGELLYFYNICKPKNLMPVHGEWRHLRANAELGALTGVPKDHIVIAEDGVVVDLIDGKAKIVGKVQAGYVYVDGLSVGDVTETSLKDRRILGDEGIISVFIVVDSSSGKIVGGPHIQARGSGIDDSAFSAVVPKVQDALNKSAQDGVMEPHQLQQLVRRTVGKWVSDTYRRRPMILPVVVEV
- the dapA gene encoding 4-hydroxy-tetrahydrodipicolinate synthase, with protein sequence MAPISTPQTPFGRVLTAMVTPFTADGALDLDGAQRLATHLVDAGNDGLIINGTTGESPTTSDAEKDQLVRAVLEAVGDRAHIVAGIGTNDTRHSVELARTAERTGAHGLLAVTPYYNKPPQEGLLRHFTAIADSTGLPVMLYDIPGRSGVPIDTETLVRLAEHPRIVANKDAKGDLGRASWAIAQSGLAWYSGDDMLNLPLLSVGAIGFVSVVGHVVTPDLRALIEAHLGGDVQKATEIHQKLLPVFTGMFRTQGVITTKAALTLQGLPAGPLRLPLVELSAQETAQLKIDLAAGGVQL
- the thyX gene encoding FAD-dependent thymidylate synthase, whose amino-acid sequence is MTETPEPAKPSFRSDVTVDLVKHAAGDSDVLFAARVSTAGEQSLEEVTKDPERSKGLINYLMRDRHGSPFEHNSMTFFISAPIFVFREFMRHRVGWSYNEESGRYRELEPVFYVPGESRKLVQQGRPGKYEFVDGTEAQAELTGRAMEASYRQAYEAYQEMLAAGVAREVARAVLPVGLFSSMYATCNARSLMHFLGLRTQHELAKVPSFPQREIEMVGEQMEAHWAALMPLTHAAFNKNGRVAP
- the dapB gene encoding 4-hydroxy-tetrahydrodipicolinate reductase; the encoded protein is MSKLRVAVLGAGGRIGSEAVRAVEAADDLELVAALGRGDKLETLTDSGAQVVVELTTPTSVMDNLDFCVRHGIHAVVGTTGWTDERLAQLDTWLSASPGTGVLIAPNFSIGAVLTMKFAQQAARYFESVEVIELHHPNKADAPSGTAARTAQLIAEARREAGCVPQPDATATALDGARGADVDGIPVHSVRLRGLLAHQEVLLGGEGETLTIRHDSLHHSSFMPGILLGARRVVTTPGLTFGLENFLDLN